From the genome of Capsicum annuum cultivar UCD-10X-F1 chromosome 4, UCD10Xv1.1, whole genome shotgun sequence:
TAATAAAATCTACTGCTTTTCTGgaccctagactgagcctcagaacctggagggagaagggaggtcaatacaaatgtactggtacgcaaagcaatccaaaataaagctNNNNNNNNNNNNNNNNNNNNNNNNNNNNNNNNNNNNNNNNNNNNNNNNNNNNNNNNNNNNNNNNNNNNNNNNNNNNNNNNNNNNNNNNNNNNNNNNNNNNtcaaaacacatgggcactttctaaaaatcataaatcattcttgtcaatgcaatgtctgatctttgtattacttctgagttaggtggcactttCTGACAAGTATGATattctacgggctatatggaatccgtcattgactcagaagggaagcccccaacccgagtgtgcctcaagggttggagtgtctgagtctgatacgcaaCAAagctctaggccagcgtaatataataaaCCCGGATCGGTAAATCACGGTCTTGGGAAATGAGtcatctgaactcatgccttcttcagggaaccacctaatctctctttatgtccaattttatcctgttgtaaatcatgcatttttctagtttcaacgTCTAataagtctgatttcaaacatgcattctattatgttctgaattatcatggcaaaatctgaattggtgtcgtcacgccaagacttgcaagtcctatttctgagccataatgcatcatgcatgattctttcattaagaCACATTTTAGACCACCgaaacatgcaatttaacaaaaggaattcatgttccgaaaacataagtcaattctatgcaagaattcttcaacatatggtggtcatgtacttttggaaaaaccatgcactctttcgttatatttattttcaacatttatcaacatgcataaccctctcttttgagttcaaaattcatatataagtCATAGTAAAAATCAAGACATTTCTTATCATGCCTTCAAGATGcaatttaaaacaattcatatcatatgcaAGATGGGAaagatcataacaagagaggggttcattataattcatgctctcaatttaatattcattcttaaacacattcatacacacacacacaaacacacacacatatatatatataaaagtttacaatcaatttggggaaggtcTAAGGACAAAAACAATACtatcaaaacttctaaaacatgattacattcataaatccaaaacccttttcttaaaacatgatttctacgCCTataagattttaggaaaaccccgcgtacctctatttcggaaaataatgGGTGATTCTTGAAGCTTGCAGATTGGGGAATTTAAATCTGTAATTATCTTCTGGAACTCACGGTTGAATTTTGagctattatgatttttagtttgaaaccctaatggagtttcttgagagattttgatgaaaatacaCTTACTTTAgtgttcttgggattaaatttcgtgttagagatgataagggATTGAAgaagtaccattttacccttaatgagacggaataGGGTACTGAAATTTGGTCGGGCATGATACCTAAGGCGGCGCCCTGCCTGGAGCACCGGAGTACCCAGGGCGTCGCCCTGCCTATAGCGGTAAAAGGACCTGGGTGGCGCCCCGCTTACAGTGGCGGGGTAACCCAGGCGGCGCCCCCAGATCGCCCCGAGCTACTGGAATTGAACACCAAACATGCGCTTAGGAtcgtctaaaaattctgaaactcacccgagacgtACTACAATCtttccccatcgcaacgcaacaagaaaatctaaaataggaGGTCGGGaggattgaaaataaaatccccgaagattaagagttaaaaatgagactaagtctctttgacacttagaaaaattatCTAGTCTTAACTCACTAAGCTTGCTACCAAGATCCAATACATGCACGAGTttctacggggtgttacaatcatGCTGATTGCTGATTATACTATCTAGACCTTATGCTATGCACACATCTCTGGCCAACTTTTGACTGCTTAATTCTTTCGAAATAGTCTTGCTTTCATAATTTGTAGAATTGTGTGGTGAAGAGTAGTTCCAATAATAGTCCAATCTTGTTATTTGGTTTCTCCAAACACTAATGTCTAATGCTGATAGAATTGAGGAGTTAAACTAATTCATTGGTGTAAGTGGtgaagttgttgtcatgtgatcacaAGATCAATCACTAGTTCGAGctgtggaaacagcctcttgcaaaAATGTAGGGTATGGCTATGTACGATAGATCCTTATGGTCTAACCCTTTCCTAGACCCCACCCATAGCaggagcttagtgcaccgggctgcccttttattGGCCTCAacaacaacttttctttttaaatagCTTGATATCCAAACTACTTGTGAAGAAAAAAGGTGGCATCCTTCAGTGGCCAAGATCACTGCAGGAACATTACAAGGATGGCAAGGAAAATTATTGTCTTATAGGGGCAGAGGTGTTCTTATTAAGCAATTTTACAAGCCATCTAATTGATCCCCCTAAAAACAGTGAAGAAGAAAATTGTGAGTTGCATTGCTAACTTTTCCGGCTCGCACAGTTTGTTATCTCAGCTCCAAAATGATTTATTGCATAGAAATTGATAAATTTCTGTGGATTTCATAATTGCCTAAAAGGAATAAAAGTAATGGCTGCGGTTCACTGAGGCACTTCTTCTACGGTCCTTGTAGGCCTGTCTGCCGATTTGCTCTGaagaattcatgatttatatatgtttcaGGGTGGTGAGAGAAAGTGCGGAAAAAGGACTGATTTCTCATAAGGGAAAGGTGTGAATAAATACATCTAATGAAAGGTGGGACTTGACAATTGGACTGGAGAAGGACCTCTGCTAAATTTATACCTACTGGAAGCCCTTATTGTTTTTCAAGTGTCATCATCCTTCGGTTATTATATTTCTACAATTGCATTTATATTTCTTTTAGGATAATTAAATGACCGAAAAGTAATTTTAGGTGTTAAAAACTGACTTTATAAACTAAGTTACTAGGTATTGAGGAAATAGGAGATCCGGGGACGGCCCTTATTTCCCCTTCTTTTCTTCTGTGATCATTACTCAGGTATGAAGTCTTCCTTTCAAGGTCTCAATACCAGCGGTTCGTTGATCCAATTGTGAACTTGTCTTTAAGTGTCATTTTTTCTAGACAACTTctgcttcttttattttttagactGCACTGGGGAAAAATCGACACTAATAAAGCAAAAGATTTGGGGAGAATCCGTTTGAAGTGAATATGCGGCTGACCACATGATTTGTTTCCCACAAAGTGTTCAGACCTTTTTCCTCGATGAATTTCTGAAAATTATTTGTGTTTTCTACTATGTCTCAGGTGTTACAAGTGTGCACGCGTACTGATTCAGTAAAGATGGTTTCCCAGACGATTTGCTTCTCTAAGGCCGCCCTCCGTAATCTGTCAAATCTGCTTAACAATGTAATGAAACTAGCTACATGACGTTATCTTGTATATTTCCAGAATTTCCATCTCCGCAAGATACTTCCTGTACTCTCCTTCATCGTTGGCATTTCCATCGCTGGACAAAATCCTTGAAAGTAATAGTCACTTGTTGGATTTTGAACTCTGTATTCTCTATATCTAAAAAGTTGTTCTTATAGTTGTTGTTGATTGTGTTCCATCATTTTGTAACATTAATATTTAGAGGATATAGTAAAGATTTATTGCAACCAACTAGCATTTTTGAAAACAGAATCATGCAAAAAGCAagtgctaaaaaaaaaaaaagaagaagcaatcTTTACATGAATCCAGCAATTTAGCAAACATTTGCAACAAACAGAGTGATTTGAAACAAGAGATTCCGAGAACATGCTCAGCATGcaagaagttgaatcttgattttctgTAGCATCCCAACAACATCTTTCATGTTTGTCCTTCTTGCCGGAGATTCAACACAACAATCTAAtgcaacattcatgattgaagcCACAACATCAAGCTCCTTCTGTAAGTGATTACCCGTTGGTGTTCCATTACAGCCTCTGGGAGTGAATAACTCACCCATTGCTTCAACCTAAGATCTCCCTCAAACTCATTAAGCTTTCTCCTGGTAAACGTTTCAAGCAACATGACCCCATAACTGTAGACATCACACTTTGCTGACACTCGTCCATCCAGTCCATACTCTACAGTCAAACAATTCATTTAAAGATGTAATATACTTTCTTGGAGGGAAAAAAAGGAAGGAGTAATCAGCAAAACTAAGAGACGTACCTAGCGCAATATAACCTAATGTTGCTAAGGTTTTAGTGTATAATTCACCCTGATCTTCACCAAGCAGTTTTGAAATGCCAAAGTCGCTTAGGTGGGCAACCATATCTTCATCCCGCAAGACGTTACTAGGCTTCACGTCACAGTGAATCACAGGCAACGAGCACCCATGGTGAAGATATTCCAAAGcacatgccacatctatcatTATGCTTTGTCTCTGCTTGGTGTCAAGGAAGAAGTTGTGCGAATACAAATACTTCTCAAGACTTCCATTAGGCATATACTCGAGCACTAAAACCTTGAAATCAAGATTGGAACAACTAGTAATGACTTTTACGAGATTCCTATGGCGAAGACTACGCAAAACTTCACATTCTGAATCAAAACTCTTGAATGCCGCATCCAGTTGCAAATTGAACACTTTAACTGCAATGGCAGTTCCACATCCGAGAATGCCTTTGTAAACAGAGCCAAAACTTCCAGAACCAATCAGATTATAAGGTCATCTGTTGCTTGGATCAATTCATcgtatgaaattctttctcgTGTTATGGTAGACAATGAATCTGTTTGTTGAGGAGCTCTTTTACCTCTTCTATACCTTAtccataaaaacacaaaaatgacAGGAACAAACAAAATTGCAAGTCCTAGCCAAAGAAATAGAACTAGCAATCTTTTCCTATTTGATTTGTGCTTTGATGAAGTGGGGCATGGCgggacactaaatcttgaagaacCACACAATGCTTCATTGTAGATTCTTGAAAGGCCCCCCTGAGGGTATTTCACCATGCAATTTGTTGACAGAAACATTGAAATACTTCAGGTATTGAAGTTTCTCCAGAGACATGGGGATAGTTCCCGATATATTATTATCAGAAAGGTCTAGGAATTCCAATCCTACCATGTTGCTCATTGAGTCAGGTATAGATCCATGCAACTTGTTGTGTCTCAGAGAAAGGTGTGCCAAATTTTGCAATCCTCCAATTTCTCTTGGAATTCCATTTGAGAATTGATTCATTGACAGATCTATTAGTGTTGCAGCTTTCGGCGTAAAACTTTCTAAGAGAGGTGGAAAGGTTCCCTATGGAGGCTGGAAGCATGCCGTTTAGAGGGTTCAAATCCAGAGAAAGAGTTGTTAAATTTCTGCAATTGGTTAAGGAAGCCAAGAAGCTTAATGATGAGTCACTGGTTAAATTGTTTTCATCTAAATATAGATACTGTAGATGAGTCAAATATCCAAGTGAATTGGGAATCAGGCCTGTGAGTTTGTTGTTAGAAAGCTCTAGAATAGtaagttttgaacaattggaGATGCAATGAGGAATATTTCCAAAAAGATTGACTAAGTTATGCAGATAAAGATCTTCAATGTTGGGTAAGATAGAACCTATGTTTGGTGGGAGGCTTCCTGAAAGATTGTTGTCTGTAAGATCAATTATTCTCAGCCCTGATATGTTGAAGATCTCCGTATCAAGTTGACCACTAAAACTACTATCCGCAAGAACAAGTTCCTCCAACTCAACAAGATTGCTTATCTCTTTTGGTATTTCACCTGTCAACAcatgaagaaaaaatgaataCAAGTGAGATGAACTATTTAGCTAAATGCTTATCTATGTGATTCATACTTTAGTTTGACTTGATAAGGTGTCGACAAGAACTCAGAAATTTATGTAATAACTATATACTTCTTtttcctattgttattgatcaaaGTCTTAAGAAGGATGTACACATtatctatttttcctttattaaagTTCTTAATTTAATTTACTATGAATTTCTGATTGTGTAGGTTTGTATTTTTATATGGACTCAAATATATAAACTGATACTTTATTAGAATTTAGCTAACTACCAACAAGAGTTCTAGATAACTGGTTATTTGTTAAAACCGATTAATTTTAAACATTATAAGACACTCCTTATATCGTGTTTCTTGTCATACGCTTGAAGATTTATTTATAATTGTTACATTTTATTACTCATTACATGCAAAAATTCATAGAATTTTAATAGTTCTAATGGATCTATAAAAATTAACGTGAGACACCATTAGAATATATAAGTACCTATAAGCTTATTTTCATTAATCTGTAGATGTTGCATCTTGGTTAAATTGCCAATCTCCCATGATAAGAATCCACTAAGATTGTTCATCGACAGTGACAAAATTTGCAGCGATGAGGTATTGAATATGGAGTTCGGGACAGAGCCGGTAATCTGGTTTCTCTCCATGGCTAACAGTACCAAATTAACAAGATTCCCAATTTCTTGTGGAATTATCCCTGCAATTAAtatgtaatataataaaattctgaAGTAATACAATAGTGCTAGTATTCATAAGATAGAACGTACCAGTGAAATGGTTAGTTCCGAGAGCCAATTTCTGCAAGTTACTCAATCTTCCAATTTCACTATGTATTGGTCCATCAAACTCATTTTTTGATAAAGACAAAATTTGAAGTTGTGAACAATTTGATAAGCTTGTAGGCATATGGATAAATAAAGCCCTTTGAGTATTGGGAGACCATTGCATAAACCACTGGGAAGACTTCCTGATAAGCTATTGCCAGTAAATGCAATGAATGACTTCGATcatataaatattgaaaactgTGAAAGGTATAGAACCCCTAAGTTGATTATATTGTATGGACAACAGCTTAAGGTTGTAAAGATTGCCAATTTCTTCTGGAATATTTCCTTGAAGTGAATTATAAGATATATCTACAGTCTCCAACCTCGAGGCATTCGAGAGTGACAGAGGAATAGAACCTATGAGCTTGTTACCCCTAAACTTTAATTCTCTAAGGATTATAAAACTTCCAATCACTTTTGGGATTTGACCATCTATGGAATTGAAATTCAGACTGAAAGTCTCAAGTGTGGACATATTAGAAAATGAAGAAGGTATGGAACCAGTGAAACTATTATTCCCAAGACTTAGAAATCGATGCTGATGTAAAAACCCAAACCAAGAAGGAACATTCCCTCAGAAGTTGTTGACACTTACATCAAGAAACTTAAGCCAACGCAAATTGTGCCATTT
Proteins encoded in this window:
- the LOC107874505 gene encoding probable LRR receptor-like serine/threonine-protein kinase At3g47570, yielding MVGLEFLDLSDNNISGTIPMSLEKLQYLKYFNVSVNKLHGILGCGTAIAVKVFNLQLDAAFKSFDSECEVLRSLRHRNLVKVITSCSNLDFKVLVLEYMPNGSLEKYLYSHNFFLDTKQRQSIMIDVACALEYLHHGCSLPVIHCDVKPSNVLRDEDMVAHLSDFGISKLLGEDQGELYTKTLATLGYIALEYGLDGRVSAKCDVYSYGVMLLETFTRRKLNEFEGDLRLKQWKELDVVASIMNVALDCCVESPARRTNMKDVVGMLQKIKIQLLAC
- the LOC107874506 gene encoding probable leucine-rich repeat receptor-like protein kinase At1g35710, which encodes MQWSPNTQRALFIHMPTSLSNCSQLQILSLSKNEFDGPIHSEIGRLSNLQKLALGTNHFTGIIPQEIGNLVNLVLLAMERNQITGSVPNSIFNTSSLQILSLSMNNLSGFLSWEIGNLTKMQHLQINENKLIGEIPKEISNLVELEELVLADSSFSGQLDTEIFNISGLRIIDLTDNNLSGSLPPNIGSILPNIEDLYLHNLVNLFGNIPHCISNCSKLTILELSNNKLTGLIPNSLGYLTHLQYLYLDENNLTSDSSLSFLASLTNCRNLTTLSLDLNPLNGMLPASIGNLSTSLRKFYAESCNTNRSVNESILKWNSKRNWRIAKFGTPFSETQQVAWIYT